In the genome of Natronomonas salina, the window ATCGGCCTGTTGAATGTTGTTGATGACCGATCCGAACGAGGATTCCTCGAGTGGGATGAATTCCTCGCCGATGACTTCTGCGTCGTTCTCGTTGGCGAGTACCTTTACCCAGTCAGCTGAGAGTTGACCGAAGTTGTAGTCTGCAGCGATAGTGTAGATCTCCGGGCCGTACTCCTCGCGGAGGTAGGGAAGCACGGTTCCGAGCTGCTGGCGTGCCGTTGGCCCGACTGCGAAGGTGGTCTTGTCGCAGACACCACCTTCGTACTGGGTCGTGTAGAAGTACAGTTGTTCGTTGCGGTTGATGATTGGCCGGATGGCTTCACGGGTCGCTGAGGAGTATCCAGCCCAGAGGACGTCGACCTCGTTCTCGTTGATCATCTCCCGCGTAAGTTCTTGGTATCGCTGATTGTCGGATTGAGGGTCGCGGCTGTAGACTTCGATCTCTTTGCCGTCGATGCCGCCGTTGGCGTTGATCTCCTCGATTGCGAGCATCGAAGCCTTGTATTTCGGGTCCCCGACCAAGGCGAAGTTCCCCGACTGATCTTCCAGCACGCCGATTCTGACCACGTCGCTATTTCTCGCTCCGCCGGTCGAGGCGCCTTGATTGTTTTCGGTTGTACACCCCGCGAGGCCGGCGACAAGTGACGCACCACCTGCCGTGATGAATCCACGACGGCTAACGGAAGGTCGCTTCATTTAGCACCACCCTTTCTCGTAGTGCACGTGTAAACAAAAAACGCTTCTTGGCCTAGCAACCCGGAACGATTTTCGAGCATAGTTGAACTTTCGTCCATTGTCACACCTCCGAGAATCGATGGTTCATAAATAAATTTTTCCACTTCAATATTATGTCTTCATTCGAATGTTCGCAATAGTATAAGGGGATTGTAGGCATAGCGAATTTTGGAATATGAAACTACCACATCGAAAAGTGGATGAGCATAGAATAAAGATTATATATCTGATATATGGATGGATGCAGGAGAGATATGAAGCGAGCGGTAGCCCCCTTTCAGGGATGGGGGATCAATGAGTAAATCATTCTTCTCGTTGGTTGCCTTTTCCAGGTCTCAATGACACCGGCCTGATGGGAGAGAATCTGGGTACAATAATTTCCCAGTCCAAGTAACAGGTGAATCTACAGAGAAGACTTGAACATCTAACTTTACTCGATTTTTCCCCTGGAGTATTCCCACGGAATTGTTAATACACTCCGCTTTTACCATACAAACGTAGGAATACTTCTGAACATAGTGAAAATATCGCCAGTATAGGTA includes:
- a CDS encoding urea ABC transporter substrate-binding protein, translating into MKRPSVSRRGFITAGGASLVAGLAGCTTENNQGASTGGARNSDVVRIGVLEDQSGNFALVGDPKYKASMLAIEEINANGGIDGKEIEVYSRDPQSDNQRYQELTREMINENEVDVLWAGYSSATREAIRPIINRNEQLYFYTTQYEGGVCDKTTFAVGPTARQQLGTVLPYLREEYGPEIYTIAADYNFGQLSADWVKVLANENDAEVIGEEFIPLEESSFGSVINNIQQADPDFVMSMLVGANHTSFYEQKASAGLDIPIGTSTAMAQGYEHRRLDPPAMANIYAGVNYMEEVPTESNTGDGGFVDRYFEKYPDAPYLNEEAETNYFSTYMYKKAVEQAGTLEQPEVIEALESGISLGTERAPEAPAGETIELDGATHHVDHHMWILRADEEHNIEAVDDFKVPEKFLSETVGCDLREEAEQTQYTPVDFYEEAE